The nucleotide sequence GCTGACCAGGCCGACTAGCTCGTAGCCCAGGAGATGGTGGGCGCTGATCCGCTGGGCGACTACTTGAGCCAGATCACCGCACCCCAGGACAAGAGCGCGGGCTGTCGCTGCACCCCGACGTTGCAGTGAGACCATGTGGGAGCGCAGGACCCAGCGGGAGAGCAGGGAGATGATCAGAGCGCTGCCCCAGAAGAGCACGACGATGGCGCGCGAGTAGTCGAGATGACTCAGGAAGGACGCGCCGGCAACCAGGAGGGCAGTGACAGTGACGGCACGGAAGGTGGCCGTCATCTCGGCGAGCGAAGAGGGAAAGCGGCGGACGTCGTAGAGCCCGGCGCTGTAGAAGGTGATCAGCCACAGTCCCGCGACGACCGGAAGGGCCTGAAGGTACATGCCGAACTCATGACGGAAGGGGCTCAGCACAGGGGCAAGAACCAGGGTGCGCAGGGCGAAGGCCGACAGGACGGACGCCGTACAACTTGCGAGGTCCGTCAGCATCAGCACCACGGCAAACCGTTCGTCGAAGAGCCGTCGTGGCGAAGGAGTTGGGGATGTCATGGTGACCGATGCCGATCCAGGACGGCCCGGAGAGCGTCCTCGGCTGCTGCGCGTTCCCGGCGGGTGCCACAATAGCGGGCCGCCAGGGCGTAATGCCTGGCGGCCTCACTGTACTTGCCTTCTGCCTCGTACTCGCGACCGATGCCGTAGTGACTGGCGCCGCTAGACCTGAGGTACAGGTAGGCGCCGGCCAGCAGACTCACGGCCGGCACCACGTAGAACAGCCCGAAGTACAGCAGGTCAAACCACAACGGCCTCTCCTCCGGGCCGAAGGGACCCTCAGCCGATCTTGGCCATCAGCGCGTCGCAGGCCTTCTTCACGTGGGTCGCCGAGGCTTCCGCCGACAGGGTCTTGAGGTCGGCGTTGAAGATCTCCACGCCGAGGTAATCCTGATAGCCAATCCTCTTGAGCGCCGACAGGAAGCCGACCAGGTCGATGATGCCCTCGCCAGGGGTCAGGCGCTCTCCGTCGCGCTGGTCCTCGAAGGAGCGATCCGGCGCATCGTTGAGGTGGACATGGACGACCTGCTCGGGTCGCAGGGCCTCGAGGTCGGCCACGGTCTGTTTGGCGTTGAACCAGTGGTAGCTATCGACAAGCAGGCCGAGGTTCGGCGCGGCGATCTCAGCTTCCATCTCCAGCAACTCGGTCATGCGCCAGACGACGATGTTTTTGCCCTCGCGGGAGTGCTGCGGAGCGACCCATTCGAGGCCGAAGCGATGGCCGTAGTCGCCGAGGACCCTGGCGATCTCGCCCCAGCGGCGCATCCAGGTCTTGCGGGTCTCGTCTGCATCGCCCTCGACGCCCGGCGGAATCCAGGTGCAGGCCCGCGTGCATTTGACCTCGGCTGCTGCCTTCGCCTGGGCAGGAAGGGCCTTCAGGCCCTCGCGGAAGGTGTCCTCATCGGTGCGCCACTGGACGGAAGGGCCCCAGCAGCTCATGTGGACGTCGTACTTGTCGCACAGCTCAAGGAAGGCACCGGCGCCCATCTTCGCGGCGACGTCGAGCCCGGCGTCGACGCCCTGATAGCCGAGTTTGGCGGCCAACGCCAGCAACTGCTCATACTCCAGCTTCTCCCCCAGGATCACGGGGTGCAAGGACAGTTTCACGAATCAGCGCTCCCTTCAGTTATCGCAAGCGGCGGAACCTCGTCTGGTTTGTACGGCTTGTCTGCCTAGCTCACGGGCGGCCTGCATCGCTTCGGGCTTGTCGGCGACGGCACCCTTGCGGAAGGCGCTCACCGCGACGGCTCCGGCATACTGGCCCTTGAAGTGACGCACCCAGATCTCGACGGGTCTGGTCACCCACTCGGCCTCGGCCGGATCAGAGGCGCCGAAGGGAACCAACGCCGCCCAGATCTTGCCCTTCATACCCTCGTTGAACCAGGGCTGCGCGTAGTGGCAGGAGAAGCGGTCGATGAAGCACTTGAGCTGAGCCGTCACTCCCTGCCAGTAGACCGGGCTACCGATGACCACGATATCGGCAGCGATCACCTTGTCCAGGACACTGCGGCAATCGTCGTCGGCCCGCAGGTCCACGCGCTCCTTCTGCACGTCGCCCAACTCGGCAGCCGGCCGGAGGTTGAGGTCATCCAGGTAGATGACCTCGCCTTCAGCTCCGGCCTCGCGAGCACCGGCGAGGAACTCACCGATGAGGAGGTCGGTGTTACCGCCCTTGCGAGGGCTGCCATTGAGCGCAACTATCTTGATGGGACGTTCCTCGTCCTGCTCGCCCGGCATCGTCTCTTGCCTCCCACGGTCGTAGCCGCCGGGAAGAGGGATTGCCCAACCCGGCGTACCGGCCTTCGCTGGTTTAGCTGGCGACCTTCGCTCCACACTCGGCGCAGAACTTGGCGTTCGGGACGAGGGCCTTGCCACAGTTGGCGCAGAACTTGGCCCCTGCCGGTGAGACCGGCTGCTGACCGGCCGCTGCGGCTTGCTGCTCGGTGGCCGGCGGCTGTGCCGGTGGAGCCTGGGCGGCACTGCGCATGGCTTCGGTCATGGCTGCTCCCATGCCCACTCCAGCACCCATCGCCACTCCGGCTCCCGCCATTCCGCTGGGGTTCTTGGCGGCGTCACCAATGGCCTCGGCGGTGCGGAACTGGGTGAAGCGCTGCATGTCGCCGACGGCCTCCATACGCGCCCGCTCCTGGATCATCTCCATGACTTCCTCGGTGGGTGTGACG is from Armatimonadia bacterium and encodes:
- a CDS encoding sugar phosphate isomerase/epimerase, translating into MKLSLHPVILGEKLEYEQLLALAAKLGYQGVDAGLDVAAKMGAGAFLELCDKYDVHMSCWGPSVQWRTDEDTFREGLKALPAQAKAAAEVKCTRACTWIPPGVEGDADETRKTWMRRWGEIARVLGDYGHRFGLEWVAPQHSREGKNIVVWRMTELLEMEAEIAAPNLGLLVDSYHWFNAKQTVADLEALRPEQVVHVHLNDAPDRSFEDQRDGERLTPGEGIIDLVGFLSALKRIGYQDYLGVEIFNADLKTLSAEASATHVKKACDALMAKIG
- a CDS encoding flavodoxin family protein, which encodes MPGEQDEERPIKIVALNGSPRKGGNTDLLIGEFLAGAREAGAEGEVIYLDDLNLRPAAELGDVQKERVDLRADDDCRSVLDKVIAADIVVIGSPVYWQGVTAQLKCFIDRFSCHYAQPWFNEGMKGKIWAALVPFGASDPAEAEWVTRPVEIWVRHFKGQYAGAVAVSAFRKGAVADKPEAMQAARELGRQAVQTRRGSAACDN